A section of the Methanoculleus horonobensis genome encodes:
- a CDS encoding UvrD-helicase domain-containing protein — translation MGLTERQARAALDHATSKCVTAGAGTGKTHVLVQKYLSLLESGLDVGEILALTFTEKAAGEMKVRVRQALAEKEGERWDAVRDEFLWAKISTFHSFCASVLREFPLEAGVGPSFTVLDEREAFRLREETIDDLIHGDPPASCRNAVIGALRAVGVYELKNYIEALYSRRGAAEAFFAALAESEEKVLDAWQAAVERHREAASGEFFPRAGGAIATLRDLAARYPDERDTAGAYLRAIEPCLAGGIAVAELFRVHNESRFRRNMGQKKNWAGDDLQDLRAAYGVLDRCLNDHADACLLTLSPSDPFTRATLDFLRDLGAVFSAFLDAIEAEKRRRNGLDFDDLVNRTHRLFCDREDIVAAHFSNRFRFILVDEFQDTDPVQIAIIRAVLGDSANLFVVGDPKQSIYLFREADVTQFSHTRDLIERGLGGETVALDVNFRSTPEIVGFTNAVFSALMAEAGRPWEFLYEPLRAFRRSDTGSVELLLSPKIKDRAAGRRAEAEMAARKIRSLVERGEKQVCRDGEVRPAGYGDVAVLLERRTNLAYYEWALARYGVPYHVHAGLGFYERQEVYDLYNILRFLVNHLDDAALYGVLRSPYFGFSDARLFHIARSSGSSLWERVQAAEEPAAGTLRDWLSLSRRLPPARLIRRIVETSGIYLVFGGMAGGEQAAANVEKLIALARDADSSTLAGFVVELGRSIDAGDREGDAPLDLAAADAVSIMTVHAAKGLEFPVVVVPDLAETPRSGGGTIMVGEGLLLGVSILNPADDHERQETPILRLLKDEHRQKEEAERKRLFYVAVTRAKDHLILCGETPDAAPESLAGGKTRMAWLAHSLGLCDEIYARGEAVLGALRIPLTLDPAAIPVEVPQTAPVRLPVPDDVPAAEVSAGIPPNGKKGRAYSASELEAYLRGPAESRLPGFAAGGEALTRGLAVHEVFRGRDPAAVLRRYGLDPARAPEYRDLYARFLASPLMRGIVRDHREVPFSVRVNGIAFRGVIDRLVQRVNGTWMLIDYKTGTPGDAGEYAIQMTIYRCAAARIVGGPVIPYLYFVDADRWAEIEVDEERVFAEIGRAVRGIEEGPAE, via the coding sequence TCACCGAGAAGGCGGCCGGCGAGATGAAGGTCCGGGTTCGCCAGGCGCTTGCGGAGAAGGAGGGCGAGCGGTGGGACGCGGTTCGCGACGAGTTTTTATGGGCGAAGATATCGACCTTCCACTCCTTCTGCGCCTCGGTTCTCCGGGAGTTCCCCCTCGAGGCCGGCGTGGGGCCGTCCTTCACCGTCCTCGACGAGCGGGAGGCGTTCCGGCTCCGTGAGGAGACGATCGACGATCTCATCCACGGCGATCCGCCTGCATCGTGCCGGAACGCGGTGATCGGCGCTCTCCGTGCCGTCGGGGTCTACGAACTGAAGAACTACATCGAGGCGCTGTACTCCCGCCGGGGGGCTGCGGAAGCGTTCTTTGCCGCGCTCGCGGAGAGCGAGGAGAAGGTACTCGACGCCTGGCAGGCGGCCGTGGAACGGCACCGGGAGGCGGCGTCCGGGGAGTTCTTCCCCCGCGCAGGGGGGGCAATCGCAACCCTCCGGGACCTTGCCGCCCGCTACCCGGACGAACGGGACACTGCCGGAGCCTACCTCCGGGCGATCGAGCCCTGCCTCGCCGGCGGGATCGCGGTCGCCGAACTGTTCCGGGTTCACAACGAGTCGCGCTTCCGCAGGAACATGGGACAGAAGAAGAACTGGGCGGGGGACGATCTCCAGGACCTCCGGGCGGCCTACGGCGTTCTCGACCGGTGCCTCAACGACCACGCGGACGCCTGCCTGCTCACCCTCAGTCCGTCCGACCCCTTCACCCGGGCGACGCTCGACTTCCTCCGCGACCTCGGCGCGGTCTTCTCGGCCTTCCTCGACGCGATCGAGGCCGAGAAACGGCGGCGGAACGGCCTCGACTTCGACGACCTGGTGAACCGCACCCACCGGCTCTTTTGCGACCGCGAGGATATCGTCGCGGCGCACTTTTCGAACCGGTTCCGGTTTATCCTGGTCGACGAGTTCCAGGACACCGATCCCGTCCAGATCGCCATCATCCGCGCCGTCCTCGGCGATTCCGCGAACCTCTTCGTCGTCGGCGACCCGAAACAGTCCATCTACCTCTTCCGGGAGGCCGACGTCACGCAGTTCTCGCACACCCGCGACCTGATCGAGCGCGGTCTCGGCGGGGAGACGGTCGCGCTCGACGTCAACTTCCGGAGCACGCCCGAGATCGTCGGGTTCACGAACGCCGTCTTTTCCGCCCTGATGGCGGAGGCCGGCCGCCCCTGGGAGTTCCTCTACGAACCGCTGCGTGCGTTCCGCCGAAGCGACACCGGCTCGGTCGAACTCCTTCTCTCCCCAAAGATCAAAGACCGGGCGGCCGGCCGCCGGGCCGAGGCGGAGATGGCGGCACGAAAGATCCGCTCTCTCGTCGAGCGGGGGGAGAAACAGGTCTGCCGCGACGGGGAAGTCCGGCCGGCGGGCTACGGCGATGTCGCCGTCCTCCTCGAGCGGCGGACGAACCTCGCCTACTACGAGTGGGCGCTCGCCCGCTACGGCGTCCCCTACCACGTCCACGCGGGCCTCGGGTTCTACGAGCGTCAGGAGGTCTACGACCTCTACAACATCCTCCGGTTCCTCGTAAACCACCTGGACGACGCGGCGCTCTACGGCGTGCTGCGGTCGCCCTACTTCGGGTTCTCCGACGCCCGGCTCTTTCATATCGCCCGATCGTCGGGGAGTTCTCTCTGGGAGCGGGTGCAGGCGGCGGAGGAGCCGGCGGCGGGGACTCTCCGCGACTGGCTCTCGCTCTCCCGCAGGCTTCCGCCCGCCCGCCTCATTCGCCGGATCGTCGAGACATCGGGGATCTACCTCGTCTTCGGCGGGATGGCCGGGGGCGAGCAGGCCGCGGCGAACGTCGAGAAACTGATCGCCCTTGCACGGGATGCCGACTCCTCCACGCTCGCCGGTTTTGTCGTGGAACTCGGCCGCTCCATCGATGCCGGAGACCGGGAGGGAGATGCCCCCCTCGACCTTGCAGCCGCGGACGCGGTCTCGATCATGACGGTGCACGCCGCGAAGGGGCTTGAGTTCCCGGTCGTCGTCGTCCCCGACCTCGCGGAGACGCCGCGGTCGGGCGGGGGCACGATCATGGTGGGGGAGGGGCTGCTGCTCGGGGTCTCGATACTGAACCCGGCAGACGATCACGAGCGCCAGGAGACGCCGATCCTCCGGCTCCTCAAGGACGAGCACCGGCAGAAGGAGGAGGCGGAGCGCAAACGCCTCTTCTACGTCGCGGTCACCCGGGCAAAAGATCACCTGATCCTCTGCGGGGAGACGCCGGACGCGGCCCCGGAGAGCCTCGCGGGCGGCAAGACCCGGATGGCCTGGCTCGCGCACTCTCTCGGGCTCTGCGATGAGATCTACGCCCGGGGCGAAGCCGTCCTCGGGGCGCTCCGCATCCCGCTCACCCTCGACCCCGCGGCGATCCCGGTAGAGGTGCCACAGACCGCCCCGGTCCGGCTGCCGGTGCCGGACGACGTCCCCGCGGCGGAGGTCTCGGCGGGCATTCCTCCCAACGGGAAGAAGGGGCGGGCTTACTCGGCGAGCGAGCTTGAGGCGTACCTCCGCGGCCCGGCGGAGTCCCGGCTGCCGGGGTTCGCCGCCGGGGGGGAGGCGCTGACCCGCGGGCTCGCCGTCCACGAGGTCTTCCGCGGCCGCGATCCCGCCGCGGTGCTGCGGCGGTACGGGCTGGATCCCGCCCGGGCTCCGGAGTACCGGGATCTCTACGCCCGGTTCCTTGCATCGCCCCTGATGCGGGGGATCGTCCGCGACCACCGCGAGGTGCCGTTCTCGGTGCGGGTGAACGGGATTGCGTTCAGGGGGGTCATCGACCGGCTGGTGCAGCGGGTGAACGGCACCTGGATGCTCATCGACTACAAGACCGGGACACCGGGGGACGCCGGGGAGTATGCGATCCAGATGACGATCTACCGCTGCGCCGCCGCCCGGATCGTCGGGGGTCCGGTCATTCCTTACCTCTACTTCGTCGATGCCGACCGCTGGGCGGAGATCGAGGTGGACGAGGAGCGGGTCTTTGCCGAGATCGGGCGGGCGGTCCGGGGGATTGAAGAGGGGCCGGCGGAGTGA